One Engystomops pustulosus chromosome 11, aEngPut4.maternal, whole genome shotgun sequence DNA window includes the following coding sequences:
- the SFXN3 gene encoding sideroflexin-3, whose amino-acid sequence MPEDLPFNINIKEPRWDQSTFEGRARHFFMVTDPRNILLGPKVLDEAKNIIENYRNGIRTPGLTEDKLWKAKYIYDSAFHPDTGEKMVLIGRMSAQVPMNMTITGCMLTFYRTTPAVVFWQWINQSFNAIVNYTNRSGDAPITNSQLGTAYISATTGAVVTALGLKSLTKHLPSLVGRFVPFAAVAAANCINIPLMRQRELKLGIPITDENGNRLGESTKAAQQAIAQVVVSRIGMAAPAMAIPPVIMNILEKRAFLKRYPWMNAPLQVGLVGFCLVFATPLCCALFPQKSSMKVSSLEPEVRDRILAKSPKTEIVYFNKGL is encoded by the exons ATGCCTGAAGACCTTCCCTTCAATATTAACATCAAGGAGCCTCGATGGGATCAGAGCACGTTCGAAGGAAGAGCCAGACATTTCTTTATGGTGACAGATCCTCGCAATATTCTGCTTGGACCGAAAGTGCTTGATGAAGCCAAAAACATTATAGAAAATTACAG GAACGGAATTAGAACTCCGGGACTCACTGAAGATAAGCTATGGAAAGCCAAATACATCTACGATTCCGCATTCCACCCAGATACGGGAGAGAAGATGGTTCTGATAGGACGGATGTCGGCACAGGTGCCCATGAACATGACAATCACTGGCTGCATGCTGACATTTTACAG AACGACCCCGGCTGTTGTATTTTGGCAGTGGATCAATCAGTCTTTTAACGCCATAGTTAACTACACCAACAGAAGCGGAGATGCCCCTATCACTAACAG CCAGCTGGGTACAGCCTACATAAGTGCAACTACCGGTGCTGTTGTCACTGCTCTAGGACTCAAGTCATTGACCAAG caTCTTCCTTCATTAGTTGGGCGCTTTGTGCCCTTTGCTGCTGTAGCTGCAGCCAACTGCATCAACATCCCCCTTATGAGACAACG AGAACTGAAGCTTGGAATCCCCATTACAGATGAGAATGGGAACAGACTGGGAGAGTCTACAAAAGCTGCCCAGCAGGCCATTGCCCAGGTGGTGGTATCCCGGATCGGCATGGCGGCACCTGCTATGG CCATTCCTCCAGTAATAATGAACATATTAGAGAAAAGAGCGTTTCTTAAG CGCTACCCATGGATGAATGCACCATTACAAGTTGGCCTGGTTGGATTTTG CCTGGTGTTTGCAACTCCACTATGTTGTGCACTGTTCCCTCAGAAAAG CTCAATGAAAGTGTCCAGTCTGGAGCCGGAGGTCCGCGATCGCATCCTTGCGAAGAGCCCCAAGACGGAGATTGTATATTTCAACAAAGGACTCTAG